The DNA segment GCATAGTTCAGTCGATAATGTATAATGATAACTTGTATCTGCACCTAAAAAATACTGGATTTCATCTGTTGATTGAGAGTAGCGAAACTAAAAAAGTAAATGACTCTCTTTTGATAAGCTTTGTGATAGCTATGGTTTTGCTCATATCTTTGTATGTTTCTGTTATGCGTAGTTTAATGCCTTTAAGAAAACTCAGCGTTGATATTAGGCGTTTTGCTGCTGGAAATTTAGATGTTAGCATTTGCCCTGCCTCTAAGGATAATTTTGACCAGCAAGATGAGATAGGACAGGTTGCATACGAATTTGATAATGCAGTTTGTAAAATTCGTGATTTGATACGCTCTAGACAGCTGTTTTTGCGCGCGATTATGCACGAGCTTAAAACGCCAATCGGCAAGGGTCGCATAGTATCTGAAATGGTGGCAAATGAAACTCAAAAATCAAGGCTGATCTCCATATTTATTCGTCTTGAAATGCTTATAAATGAATTTAGTAAAATCGAGCAGTTGCTTTCAAAAAGCTACTCTTTAAACTATCAAGAGTGCCATTTTTCGCTGATTTTAGAGCAAGTGGAAGATATGTTAATGCTTGAAAATTTTGGCGAAAAAGTGGCTTGTGATATCAAAGAAGACGTTGTGCTAAGAGTTGATTTTCAGCTCTTTTCGTTAGCGATTAAAAATTTAATAGATAATGCCATAAAATATGCCGATGACAAAAAGGCCATTTTGGTTTGCGATAATGATATGATAGCTGTTAAAAATTTAGGAAAACCGCTAGAGCACGAGATATCGTTTTACTTACAAGCTTTTGTCAGAGGCGATAAAAGCTCAAAAAGCTCTGGTATGGGACTTGGACTTTATATAATAGATCAAATTTTTAATATGCATAAAATGGGGCTAAAATATAGCTACGAAGATGGTTATCACTGCTTTTTTGTGCCACTAAAAAAGGACTTTGTTGAAAAGTCTTGAGAAATTTAATGAGCTAGTTGACGCGTTTTCTAAGCTTCCTGGCGTTGGTAAAAAATCCGCACTTAGATACGCGTATTTTGTAAGTTTGCAAGATAGTTTTGGCGGACTCAAACTAGCACAATGCATAGAGGACGCGGTGCGTTTTACAAGACGTTGCGAGAGGTGCGGTGCTTTAAGTGAAGATGAAATTTGTGACATTTGCACAGATAAAGGACGTGACAATACTCGCATAGTAGTTGTAGAAAGCCCAAGAGATGTGCTGGTTTTTGAGCAAAATGGCATTTATGACGGATACTACTTTGTGTTAGATGAAATAAATGATGAAAAGATAGCTAAGCTACATCAAATGATAGTTGAAAATGGCGCTAGTGAGGTGATATTTGCCTTTACTCCTGGTTTAAATTCTGACGCACTTATGTTTTTTGTTCAAGATAAAATGCAACTGGATAATGTAAAATTTAGCAAGATTGCTCAAGGCGTCCCAACTGGAGTAAATTTAGAAAATATCGATATGCTCTCACTTATGAAAGCTTTTGAAAGTAGGGTTAAAGTTTAAATGGTGCGATTAGCGAGACTCGAACTCGCACACCTACTGGCACTACCCCCTCAAGATAGCGTGTCTACCAATTCCACCATAATCGCATAAAAAGCCCTCAAAGCGAGGGCTGTAAGCTTTTGCTTAGCCTATCATAGGGTTTGCATAAAGCAAGATAAGTGTTATAACAAGTGCGTAGATAACTTGTGCTTCGATCATCGCAAGTGCAATAAACATCGTAGTCATAAGTTTGCTACCAACGCCAGGATTTCTAGCTGTTCCGCTGATTGTAGCTGAAGCTGTGTTACCCATACCGATAGCACCACCAAGTGCAGCAAGACCAAGACCTATACCAGCTGCTATAACAGAGTATGATTTAATCATCTCACCATCAGCACCAAAAGCGAATGCTGTAAGACCAAGAACTAAAAAAACGATCTTTTTCATCGTATCTCCTTAAAAATCTTAAGTTTTTTCGGATCTGTCCCCTACTAAAACTTTGAAGTTGGCATTATATACACAAGAAGCTTTTATTTTCTTAAAATTTTATATGTTTGTGGAAAATATTTACATAGTGTTTCAAAAAAAGTTAAAAAATACTTAAAAAAGTTAAGAATTTGCACTTATTTATAAAAATTCAAAGCTTTTTATGGTATTGTTGGCTCATATTTATTTTATATTAAGAAATGAGTTGTTTTTAAATGATAAAGGATCAGTTCTCAAAAATAGGCTTTGTTTTGGCGATGGCAGGTTCTGCTGTTGGTCTTGGAAATGCGTGGAAATTCCCAACAATGGTCGGCAACAACGGCGGTTCAGCGTTTATCGTGCTTTATCTTGCACTTACTTTTGGTATAGCTTTTGTTGCATTTTTGGCTGAGCTTAGTATAGGAAAATTGGGCGAAACAGATCCCGTGCATTCGCTTTACAAACTTGCTCCAAAGTACAAAAAGCAGTGGAGTATGGCGGGATTTTTTATGATTGGAGCGGTGCTTATAGCTTCATTTTATATGGTTGTGATTGGCTGGATTGTAAAGTATATTTATCTTAGTTTTGGTTCGCTTCCTACCGATACAGCACAGTCAAGAGCGATGTTTGAGTCGCTTTTGTTTAACGAAGCGATAAATTCCATAATATGTTTTAGTATAGTTTTTAGCATTGTATTTTTTGTAGTTTCAAAGGGCATAAAAAGTGGCATTGAGCGTTTAAATGTTTGGATGATGCCATCTCTTTTTATCTTGCTCATAATAATGTTTTGCTACTCACTTAGCGTTGGAGATGGTCTTTTAAAGGCGGTTTCGTTTCTTTTTGTCCCTGATTTTTCAAAAATAACACCAGAGATCGTGCTTCAGGCACTAGGACTTGCATTTTTTTCCCTATCTATGGGAGTTTGCGTGATACCTACATACGCAGCAAGCCTGCCTGACGGCACAAATTTAGTAAAATCAACCCTCTCTATTATATTTATAAATATCATAGTTGGCATTATGATGGGGCTTGTCGTATTTACGTTTGTTTTTGCTTACAACGGAGATACCACGCAGGGTGGCCCTGGGCTTATATTTGTAAGTCTTACAACTCTGTTTGCAAAGCTTGGCTTGGCTGGAAATTTCCTAGCTGTTGCATTTTTTGTGTCGCTTTTGTTTGCGGGTGTTACAAGTGCCGTGTCTATGATAGAGCCATTTGCCTACTACTTGATTAATAAATTTAATTTTACACGCAAAAAGGCACTCATTTTAATCGCTAGTTTTGTTTATGTTCTTGGAATTTTTTGCATACTTTCGTATTGTAAGCCTACAAGCGAGGTGTTTATGCTTTTTGATAAGCCATTTTTTGATGTGCTTGACTATTTGACATCAAATATCATAATGCCACTTGCTGCGATTGTGTTTAGCATTTTTGTTGGGTTTGTGCTTAAAAAAGATGGTCTTGGCTATCTTTTTGTGCCGTTTATGGGCAAGGCTTTGTTTGAAATTTGGTATTTTGCACTTAGATTTATCGTGCCAGTAGCGGTTTTTGCGATTATGCTTTATCAAATTTTAAAGTAAAAAAATGGCTGAGAAGTTTTCAAAAGTCGGTTTTATCTTGTCAATTGTAGGTGCGGCTGTTGGACTTGGCAATGCGTGGAAATTTCCATATATGGTCGGTAGCAACGGCGGTTCTGCATTCGTGCTTGTTTATCTGTTTTTTGCACTTATCGTTGGTCTTAGCATATTTTTTGCCGAGATGGCAATGGGCAAAATTTCAGGTCTTGATACACCAAATGCCTTTAAAAATTTAGCACCAAAATACGGCAAAATTTGGTCGTTTGCTGGTATTTTTATGATTACTGGAATTTTTGTAGCTTCGTTTTATACGCTAATAATCGGCTGGGTTATAAAATATGTCATTATCTCATTTGGTGTTTTGCCAAGCGATATACCTAGCTCTGGCAAGATGTTTGAAAATTTTATCTCTAAAAATGCGTTTGAGCAAATTTTATACTTTACGATTGCATTTTTAGCATACTTTTTTGTGCTTACAAAGGGCGTAAAAGCTGGGATTGAGCGTATAAATTTGTGGCTCATACCTGCACTTTTTATACTTTTAATGCTTATGCTTGGCTATTCATTTTCGATGAATGGTTTTGAAAAAGCCGTGAAATTTTTACTTGTGCCAGACTTTGCAAAAATAGACAAAGATAGCATTTTAGCAGCACTTGGACTCGCGTTTTTTACGATGTGCGTTGGTATTGGTGCTATTCTTAGCTACTCAACTAGCCTTGATGATAGGACAAACCTCTTTACTTCATCGCTTTATGTCGTGCTTTTAAACATTCTTGTAAGCGTTGTTATCGGGCTTATTGTATTTACATTCGTATTTGAGTTTAACTCAGAGCCAATGGGTGGCGTTGGACTGGCGTTCGTATCGCTACCTACGCTATTTGCAAAGCTTGGGACGCTTGGTAATGTGCTTAGTTTCACATTTTTTACAGCACTTGTTTTTGCAGGACTTACATCTGCTATATCTATGGTTGAGCCTTGTATTTTGTATCTTAATAGAGCTTTTAAATTTAGTAGGCTTAAGGCTATTATTATCGTTGGTGGTGTTGTTTATCTGCTTGGAATTTTATGTGCTTTATCAAATATTGACGGAGTAAAGGAAAATTTAGTATTTTTTGGCAAGGGATTTTTTGATCTGCTTGATTTTTTAAGCTCAAATATCTTGCTTCCGCTTGGCGGTATCGCATTTTGCGTGTTTGTTGGATTTGTGATGAATAAGCAGAGCTTAGAGAGGCTTTTTGTGCCGTTTATGGGCGAGATGATTTTTAAAATTTGGTATTTCTTGCTATGTTTTGTAGCACCTGTTTGTGTATTTATCGTATTGATTGGAGGACTTATTTAGTGGAAAAAAAAGAGTATTTTGGAAAGATAGGCTACGTTTTGGCTGTTGCTGGTTCGGCTGTTGGACTTGGGGCAATTTGGAAATTTCCTTATGTTGTTGGTGCAAATGGCGGTTCTGCATTTGTGCTTTTGTATATTTTTATGTGTGCTTTGGTTGCTATACCGGTATTTTTAGCAGAGCTTAGTATAGGAAAGCTTAGTGAAAGTGATGCTATAAATTCATTTAGGAAACTTGCTGTTAAACACAAGCGGTTATGGGGATATGTTGGCGGTATGACGATGGTTACAGCAGCTGTCATATCTAGCTACTATCTTGTAATTATCGGTTGGGTTTTAAAATATCTTACACTCTCTTTTGGTTTATTGCCAAGTGATATGAATAGCTCTAGTGGGCTTTTTGTGGAGTTTTTGACAAAGGACTGGGTATCTCAGTTTGTCTTTTTTGCTATTGCGTTTGGAATTTGCATACTAATCCTATCTCGTGGCGTAAAAAGCGGGATTGAAAAGATAAGCGTGTGGATGATGCCAGCACTATTTTTAATGCTTATTTTTATGCTTTTTTACTCATTTTCTATGGACGGATTTGGCAAAGCTGCACAGTTTTTATTAATACCTGATTTTTCTAAGATTACTCTTGATTCGTTCTTTTTTGCGCTTGGACTAGCATTTTTTACTATGTCGCTTGGTATGGCGGTTATTATCACGTACTCAGCCTCACTTTCAGATGATACAAATTTATTTAAATCAACCCTAAGTGTTGTTGCTATTAACATAATTGTGGCTATTATCGCAGGACTTGTGATATTTACCTTTGTTTTTGAGTATGACGCTACGCCTGGTCAGGGTGTTGGACTTGTTTTTATGTCGCTTCCTACTCTTTTTTCAAATTTAGGTTTTACGGGAAATGTTTTAGCTGTTATGTTTTTTATCGCACTCAGTTTTGCAGCACTTACTTCAGCGATCTCTATTATTGAGCCATTTACGTTCTTTTTAATAAGAGAATTTGGTATAAGTCGCATAAAGTCTTTAACCTTTGTTGGTGTTGGAATTTTCGTGCTTGGTATTCTTTGCATATTTGCAAATATTGAGGGCGTTGGAGAGCATTATAAAATTTTTGATAAGGATTTTTTTACCTTTCTTGACTACACGGCTGAGAAAATTTTACTCCCACTTGGCGGTATAGGCGGAGCGATATTTGCTGGATACGTGATTAAAAAAGAGGCATTATATACGCTATTTAAGCCATATATGGGGGATTTTATATTTAAAATTTGGTATACTCTCATCAGATTTGTCGTTCCAGTTTGTGTGGCTATTATTATGATAAATGCGTTATTTTTTGCAAAGGGTTAGAAAATTTTATGCTTACTAGTGTTGAACGTTTTTTTGATTTAGTGTCAAAATTTATATGTTTTGTATGTATGTGCGTAATGGCACTTTTAGTTTTAGATGTCTTTTTTAATGTAATTGCTAGATATTTTTTCAAATACGGAAACGTCGCATTTCAGGAGCTTGAGTGGCATTTTTTTGCGATTATATTTTTGCTTGGTATGAACTATGCATTAAATGATGACGCTCACGTTAGAGTTGATATATTTTATGCGAAATTTAGCCCCAAAACAAAGAGCTTGGTAAATATGTTTGGTGCTTTATTTTTTATAGTTCCGTTTGCTATTTTAGTCTGCTATCTCTCTATTGATTATGTGACTGAAGCCTATACTTCAGGCGAGGGTAGTAACGATCCAGGCGGTCTTAGCAATAGATGGATTATAAAGGCTTTTATACCGGCTTCATTTTTCCTACTCATATTTTTTGCTCTTAACTTTTTTGTTAAAAATTTAAGAACTTACATAGAAGCAAAGAGGGTAAAATGACCGGCGTAGTGATGTTTTTAGCGGCTCTTTTGATGCTTGGTCTTGGTTTTGGTGTGGCTTTTACCTTTGCTGCTGTTGCTATGCTTTTTGGACTTATTGGCGGTATGGTTGAGTCATTTGGTGATGGCGATGGCATTATTGGTGGGTTTGTGATTTTTAAAGATATGTTTGCATTTATGCCTTATAGAATTTACTCCATAATGGAGAATAAAATTCTCATCGCCGTCCCTTTGTTTGTTTTTATGGGTGTTATTTTAGAAAAATCAAAACTTGCTGAGCGTATGCTTGAGTCTATGGCTGTGCTTTTTGGTGGCATAAGAGGCGGGATAGCTATTAGCACTATTTTAGTTGGAGCATTACTTGCGGCTTCG comes from the Campylobacter mucosalis genome and includes:
- a CDS encoding ArsS family sensor histidine kinase, whose amino-acid sequence is MKYSIATKITIIFAISFALVCIVFFTYANIQKQNSLESVRNKQISAINYLLTLYERASPPQDLEQYFRNFGLEYVSNQNLAISIVKDGELIFAKQTPIGIVQSIMYNDNLYLHLKNTGFHLLIESSETKKVNDSLLISFVIAMVLLISLYVSVMRSLMPLRKLSVDIRRFAAGNLDVSICPASKDNFDQQDEIGQVAYEFDNAVCKIRDLIRSRQLFLRAIMHELKTPIGKGRIVSEMVANETQKSRLISIFIRLEMLINEFSKIEQLLSKSYSLNYQECHFSLILEQVEDMLMLENFGEKVACDIKEDVVLRVDFQLFSLAIKNLIDNAIKYADDKKAILVCDNDMIAVKNLGKPLEHEISFYLQAFVRGDKSSKSSGMGLGLYIIDQIFNMHKMGLKYSYEDGYHCFFVPLKKDFVEKS
- the recR gene encoding recombination mediator RecR encodes the protein MLKSLEKFNELVDAFSKLPGVGKKSALRYAYFVSLQDSFGGLKLAQCIEDAVRFTRRCERCGALSEDEICDICTDKGRDNTRIVVVESPRDVLVFEQNGIYDGYYFVLDEINDEKIAKLHQMIVENGASEVIFAFTPGLNSDALMFFVQDKMQLDNVKFSKIAQGVPTGVNLENIDMLSLMKAFESRVKV
- a CDS encoding F0F1 ATP synthase subunit C yields the protein MKKIVFLVLGLTAFAFGADGEMIKSYSVIAAGIGLGLAALGGAIGMGNTASATISGTARNPGVGSKLMTTMFIALAMIEAQVIYALVITLILLYANPMIG
- a CDS encoding sodium-dependent transporter, which encodes MIKDQFSKIGFVLAMAGSAVGLGNAWKFPTMVGNNGGSAFIVLYLALTFGIAFVAFLAELSIGKLGETDPVHSLYKLAPKYKKQWSMAGFFMIGAVLIASFYMVVIGWIVKYIYLSFGSLPTDTAQSRAMFESLLFNEAINSIICFSIVFSIVFFVVSKGIKSGIERLNVWMMPSLFILLIIMFCYSLSVGDGLLKAVSFLFVPDFSKITPEIVLQALGLAFFSLSMGVCVIPTYAASLPDGTNLVKSTLSIIFINIIVGIMMGLVVFTFVFAYNGDTTQGGPGLIFVSLTTLFAKLGLAGNFLAVAFFVSLLFAGVTSAVSMIEPFAYYLINKFNFTRKKALILIASFVYVLGIFCILSYCKPTSEVFMLFDKPFFDVLDYLTSNIIMPLAAIVFSIFVGFVLKKDGLGYLFVPFMGKALFEIWYFALRFIVPVAVFAIMLYQILK
- a CDS encoding sodium-dependent transporter — translated: MAEKFSKVGFILSIVGAAVGLGNAWKFPYMVGSNGGSAFVLVYLFFALIVGLSIFFAEMAMGKISGLDTPNAFKNLAPKYGKIWSFAGIFMITGIFVASFYTLIIGWVIKYVIISFGVLPSDIPSSGKMFENFISKNAFEQILYFTIAFLAYFFVLTKGVKAGIERINLWLIPALFILLMLMLGYSFSMNGFEKAVKFLLVPDFAKIDKDSILAALGLAFFTMCVGIGAILSYSTSLDDRTNLFTSSLYVVLLNILVSVVIGLIVFTFVFEFNSEPMGGVGLAFVSLPTLFAKLGTLGNVLSFTFFTALVFAGLTSAISMVEPCILYLNRAFKFSRLKAIIIVGGVVYLLGILCALSNIDGVKENLVFFGKGFFDLLDFLSSNILLPLGGIAFCVFVGFVMNKQSLERLFVPFMGEMIFKIWYFLLCFVAPVCVFIVLIGGLI
- a CDS encoding sodium-dependent transporter, coding for MEKKEYFGKIGYVLAVAGSAVGLGAIWKFPYVVGANGGSAFVLLYIFMCALVAIPVFLAELSIGKLSESDAINSFRKLAVKHKRLWGYVGGMTMVTAAVISSYYLVIIGWVLKYLTLSFGLLPSDMNSSSGLFVEFLTKDWVSQFVFFAIAFGICILILSRGVKSGIEKISVWMMPALFLMLIFMLFYSFSMDGFGKAAQFLLIPDFSKITLDSFFFALGLAFFTMSLGMAVIITYSASLSDDTNLFKSTLSVVAINIIVAIIAGLVIFTFVFEYDATPGQGVGLVFMSLPTLFSNLGFTGNVLAVMFFIALSFAALTSAISIIEPFTFFLIREFGISRIKSLTFVGVGIFVLGILCIFANIEGVGEHYKIFDKDFFTFLDYTAEKILLPLGGIGGAIFAGYVIKKEALYTLFKPYMGDFIFKIWYTLIRFVVPVCVAIIMINALFFAKG
- a CDS encoding TRAP transporter small permease subunit; translated protein: MLTSVERFFDLVSKFICFVCMCVMALLVLDVFFNVIARYFFKYGNVAFQELEWHFFAIIFLLGMNYALNDDAHVRVDIFYAKFSPKTKSLVNMFGALFFIVPFAILVCYLSIDYVTEAYTSGEGSNDPGGLSNRWIIKAFIPASFFLLIFFALNFFVKNLRTYIEAKRVK